Below is a genomic region from Capsicum annuum cultivar UCD-10X-F1 unplaced genomic scaffold, UCD10Xv1.1 ctg40801, whole genome shotgun sequence.
GGAAGTGGAATCCTTCCTCTTCTTCGATTCCTTCGGGATGAAAGAACCCAATGAATGATTTTTCTGAGACTACTGAGAGTGGACGCACTTTAGCCTCGAGAACTGTCTCGAGGTCAAAATGCTTATATGGAAAACGTTCCCTATAGGTCTCGTTTTCACAAAGATCCCTCCACTGCATCGAGCCTTCACAAATAAGAGAATCAAGTTGGGACTTGATGGGCATATCTTCAGGATTGCAGTGGAACCAATCAGCTATGACAGCAACCAAGGTTGTACAAGCGCTTTCACCAGCAGCTCGTTCACTTCGTTGATCAATCGAAGCAAAGAAGATCTGAGTCTGCAGCTTCATTTGTCCATCACGGCTTATTATTTCTTTCTGCTCCCAACTACCCACAGCAAAACTTTCATCTCCAAACTCAGAGACTGAAATCGGAGAAGTTTCCTCGGATTTGTGCCTCTGCATGAACTACACACATTATTAAGAGGACTAGTTATGACATATATCTTCAATCATGAACAAGAAAACCTCAGCAGTTAGATACTTGATACAACCGTACAAGTAGACTAAGCTACTAAAGAAAGCTACCAAACTTTGTAATCTTCAATTCGGTAAGCACATTGGTGTAGTTATAGCACGTTGATCAGACCAtgacatgaagaaaaaaaatgactcGTCAAACATGACaaagaaagcaagaaaaaaggAGACGTACCCTAGAAGAAGACTCGTCAGATGAGCAAAGATGTCGGCGATCAAAGCCTATATCGTCTGCACCATCTGCTCCATAATGTTTCTTCAACAATGGCTCCCCCTTGGTTTTAGGATATTTGAAACTCAATTTCCTCTTCCTCCAGGAAAGAAGACCATGTTTTGAACTCTGCTCTGCAGATTGATTTGCTGCAGTTTTATCCTCAGGGTACTTGTGCTTTGTGTCTAAAATATGATGGCTGTAGTGGACTAAATCCTCGTCACTGCTGCTGCCGCTTGTATTTGAACAAAATGATCCACCAGCATGGTTTGGATAGACGAGTGCTTCATAACTGAATGACTTCTGAACACTTGTATCCTCTTTTCCTTCCTCAGATTCTCCTACCGAATCCTCATCAAGTGAATCCGTATCCACAGGATAAACATAATCGGGATCCTCACTTCTGACTGAGTTCCTTCCATCACTGTTGCTGCCTTCCTCTGCATGATATGCCTTCTTGTGTTGCCTAAAAATAATGCTTTCAAAAATTTAACCTTTCGCAGACCTGCTTTTAAAGAACCACCCCCATTTCTGTCTGTCAACAAAGCATTTCCAGGGTTAGGAGATACTGGAGCAGACATGATAAACTTCGGAAATGTCTCTGAAGCTTCGTGAGTGTTCCTCAATTCCACAAGGTTGAGCACTAGATGTCAACAAATATGTGAACATATCTTTAGGAAACAGTCGCATTAGATAATATATTCACGTAGCTGCAGGAATACAAGAACGCAAGCAAAAAGCATGTGTTTTAGTTTCTCTTACACAGAGTGAAAGGCAACTCTTGAAGCTGCCAACAGAGACTTCCAAAGGAACGAAAATTTCAATGCCCACTTGTTTATCTCCAGCTACTGAAGCAAAGTCTGCAAGATTCAATGTCGCAGAAGAAAGTACGGGTACCTTCTGATTTGGTCCTTTGCTTGTACCCTGATTCAGCAGAAGTCTGAATAAATACAAAGAAGGGAGTAAATGAACAATGAAATCGAACACaactttaccttgcatttctgtcaggtACGACATACCAAGTATAATGTCAATCCACTCAACAGAGTctcgatatatatatatctactacATACACAGACATGCACACACGGATATATAAACAGTCGAACATCGACGCACATAGACGCATGCATAAATGACCATTTTCATGCAGCGTCCTCCCAACATCATTAGCAAGGTTGTTTTTCCACCGCCCGGGTGTCAAAAGGTCAGCTTAA
It encodes:
- the LOC124891819 gene encoding uncharacterized protein LOC124891819, translated to MQGKVVFDFIVHLLPSLYLFRLLLNQGTSKGPNQKVPVLSSATLNLADFASVAGDKQVGIEIFVPLEVSVGSFKSCLSLCVRETKTHAFCLRSCIPAATQHKKAYHAEEGSNSDGRNSVRSEDPDYVYPVDTDSLDEDSVGESEEGKEDTSVQKSFSYEALVYPNHAGGSFCSNTSGSSSDEDLVHYSHHILDTKHKYPEDKTAANQSAEQSSKHGLLSWRKRKLSFKYPKTKGEPLLKKHYGADGADDIGFDRRHLCSSDESSSRRHKSEETSPISVSEFGDESFAVGSWEQKEIISRDGQMKLQTQIFFASIDQRSERAAGESACTTLVAVIADWFHCNPEDMPIKSQLDSLICEGSMQWRDLCENETYRERFPYKHFDLETVLEAKVRPLSVVSEKSFIGFFHPEGIEEEEGFHFLHVSMSFDNIWDEISKSAQETPRHGDSCVYIVSWNDHFFILKVEKDAYYIIDTLGERLFEGCNQAYILKFDQDTTIMQAPGESQQSDDKPSCDRKEKIDVKEAADESKIVM